One Vicugna pacos chromosome X, VicPac4, whole genome shotgun sequence DNA window includes the following coding sequences:
- the LOC140685372 gene encoding melanoma-associated antigen 8-like encodes MPVVQMGDLHQTEADFQDPREAEDVVVAQEMGAEEEEDASPLSPSSSSSSSSSPCPSSSSSVLFLDTLEEVDDSGTPSAPQSPRGVFSFPTADDAAPPWSQSEDDTSSSQDEERPSTGLDPADAKSSHPDPFHLKAADLVGFLLLKYRTKEPTTKEDMLNAVLRADQDHFPVVLSQASECLQLVFGVDVKKVDPREHLYVLVPTLGLTSDGMLGGGQSLPKNGLLVMLLGVILLEGECATEEKMWEALSVMGVYPGREHFIYGEPRELITKAWVQEGYLEYRQVANSDPARHEFLWGPRAHAETSKLQVLEHFLRVNTRNLCSFLSLSEEVLSNEENWP; translated from the coding sequence ATGCCTGTGGTTCAGATGGGTGACCTCCACCAGACTGAAGCCGACTTTCAGGACCCAAGAGAGGCTGAGGATGTGGTGGTTGCGCAGGAGAtgggggctgaggaggaggaggatgcatCCCCCTTGTCTCCctcatcctcttcttcctcctcctcctccccctgcccctcctcctcctcctccgtcctGTTCCTGGACAccctggaggaggtggatgaTTCTGGGACACCCAGTGCCCCGCAGAGCCCTCGGGGTGTCTTCTCCTTCCCCACTGCTGACGACGCCGCCCCTCCATGGAGCCAGTCGGAAGACGACACCTCCAGCAGCCAAGATGAGGAGAGGCCCAGCACCGGCCTGGACCCCGCAGATGCCAAGTCCTCACACCCAGACCCATTCCATTTGAAGGCGGCTGACCTGGTGGGCTTCCTGCTCCTCAAGTACCGCACAAAGGAGCCGACCACAAAGGAAGACATGCTGAATGCGGTCCTCAGAGCtgaccaggaccacttccctgtggtcttgagccaagcctctgagtgtctgcagctggtctttggggtggatgtgaagaaggtggaccccagggagcacttgtatgtcctggtccccaccctgggcctcaccagTGACGGGATGCTGGGCGGTGGGCAGAGCTTGCCCAAGAACGGCCTCCTGGTGATGCTCCTAGGTGTGATCCTCCTGGAGGGAGAGTGCGCCACTGAGGAGAAGATGTGGGAGGCACTGAGTGTCATGGGGGTGTATCCcgggagggagcacttcatctacggggagcccagggagctcATCACCAAagcgtgggtgcaggaggggtacctggagtaccggcaggtggccaacagcgatcccgctcgccacgagttcctgtgggggccccgggcccatgcggagaccagcaagctgcaagtcctggagCATTTCCTCAGGGTCAATACAAGGAATCTCTGTTCCTTCCTGTCCCTGTCTGAAGAGGTGTTGAGTAATGAGGAAAATTGGCCCTGA